The genomic interval aaaaatactgttttattTGTGCATCTTGTGCAACAGTGCAGATTACAGAACTGTTCCAACTtgcaagtaggtagataattggatgaaagatttattttttcagGCGATTCGTTAGACTGTACGACGTATCGGGCCTGGGCACCTGGGTATCCACGCAGAAGCCCCAATATGACTTGTGTTGTGCTGACTCGCTTTCATACGTGGAAGACTAGCCCTTGCAAAGCTAAATTCCAAGCGCTTTGTGAGCTCATCCCGGGAGGACCTTACAAAAAAGGGTCCATATTTGATATTTCCATCAAGGCCGCAAAATGGTAAATTGCTATTGTTTTTCCATCAGGCGATTTTCGCTAAATAATAAGTAGAGTTTTTGATTATAGCATTCATtcataaaggtttttttttcagggacTCAAGCAGCATCAATTAATagtgattattaattaatcataATGCTACATGTTATTTCAATCAAGTACAATTCTAATATGTTTAACAATTCAAATTCTTTCACTTTCATTTACCTAAATAGCAATAACAAAACGCATCTTCTTCAAATGACAAAGACAGTGACAATCAGTCGAAAATCTGTCAAAAGTGCATTCACTTGTCAAAAATTTGTGCTTTGTTGTTTGTTTACTTTAAaaacattgaaaataaaatctttattgaGATTTTAGAGTGAATTATTGAAATAGCTTGCCTCTAACAAGGCCTCTAATTGAATATGGGCCAGGGCAAAAGCCAGTTCACAGAGGAAGAACTTCAAGATTACGAGGTAAGTAGACATTAATTAGAACACAGCAATGAATCAAACTGTGACTAATTCTTAACTCGTTATGTTTCAGGATCTCACGTATTTTACTAAAAAGGAAGTGCTCTAGTAAGTTCATAATGTATTAAACGcctataaaaataagtaaaatggCTATTCTTAGTCAAGATTCTTTCCATTCTAAGATATTTTGCCAACTcgaacaataattttaattctgataataacagttaaatttcaaaaattatttttgcaaCTGATGTTCAAAAGTAGGTTATACAAATAAATCGTTTACTATTTACATCATCAATTTAACTTTCTATCTAGTGCCCATCAAAAGTTCAAAGCCCTGGCCCCAGAAAAGGTGGGCCACAACAAAAACGCAAAACTGCCGATGGCCAAGATTCTCCAATACCCTGAACTGCGAGTGAATCCCTTCAGAGACAGGATATGCAAGGTCTTCAGCTCCAGCAATGATGGGGACTGCACATTTGAAGACTTCCTTGACATGATGTCTGTGTTTAGTGAAAATGCTCCTAAGGCTGTGAAGGCTGAACATGCATTTAGGATTTTTGGTGAGTCAATCCATACTGACTTATTTCTTCTTCAACTTAGCATTTTCCACTCAAATGGGGTCCGCTTTCCTACATTTTGCTGTCCGCTTTGCCCAGTCTTAAGGCATCTAATTTACGCAGTCTATTGACTCTCAAGTCTAATTTCATGTTGTCCAGCCAGTGCTTACTTGGGCACCTTCAGGATTTAGCTCCTGGGACAGCAACCATACTTccttactaaaatattataattaaggtGTAAAAGTGGTCTGTTGATCTGTCAGCTTTATATGGCTCAACCACTGAATTAATCTTAACAAAGTCTGGCTCAGGTaacttgcatctcggagatgccttttttaattcgaaaaatcaatgaaatgttcctgggatattttaaaaacctaaattacatatgtcgcaggtattttcattatttatttgatctGCATTTGAGGCTTATTTTTCATTGTGACCCGTTTGTAAATAGATTtctacctaaatacctaccttgACTTCAAGTCCTGTGCATTCTACTgatggttttttaaatttagacaaTGCTATGATGTCTatgctgatgatgattatgCTATGATTTCAGACTTTGACGGTGATGACATGATAGGTGTATCAGACCTGCGTGAGGTGATAGAACGGCTCTGTGGTCCAGAGCTCAAACTCAGTGACTCTGAAATACAGCAGCTGGTACAGAATGTTCTAGAAGAAGCCGACCTTGATGATGATGGTGCACTGTCATTTGCAGAGTTTGAACATATCATTGATAAAAGCTCAGATTTTTGTCAGTAAGTAGttactatccatactatccaaACAAATATTGTTAATGCATAAGTTACTCTGATTGTTACCTTCTCAATGACTCAGCCATTCAACCAATCTTAATGAAATATGGCATAGTGATAGCTTATATCCATCCAACAGTAACCTATATCCATCTCCAAGATGGATATAGGTTActgtttatcaaaaaaattcaCAGTCATCactgatttaattattattaaaatcttttttaattctttcaaactatattgaaattaaaatatgcaataaattaatatttatgtattgtttagcaataaaatagtaatttatattatttcagaCAAGACCCAATTATCTGTTAGAAACAATGAGAAATTAAAGTTATTGAGTTAGTATGatcttacttaattttattgctGGATGTATTAACTAACTAATATTTCTTAACTAAACAAACCTCCCAAATGAGGTTCTtagattaaaaatttactaacataccatgaaaattaatgaaatgttttttatttttcagctccttCAGGATAAGACTGTGAAGAAAATTAGCCATTATCCAACTTTTATATATAAGCATATTATTTTGTCATAAATGAGCTAACAATTTCCATGAAATCCTTAAAGAGTTGAAAGAAATTGAATCATGAGCATGTagttacctaaataatataatgccatattattatgttatctaTAACTAACATTTTAAGAGTTAAGATGGGATATGGAAACAAATGTAGAAATTGGTTACTAGTGGGGATGGTGCCTACttgtcaaatcagcaactttttatcaaacatcaaaatagtatgggagcttgtatgaaatacatagatgtgccatcataaacatttgacatacttttttagtaaaattgataatttaaatTGCTTAGCAAACTTAATACTAACAGTGGAAATGAATTTTACATGAAACCCTCATTCAAATTAATAaggattaatttatttttgatataggCTCCAGTCCAATTAGACTGTTGTACCAAACTGTACCAAGACAGATAGCTTTCAAATTGCATTATTGCATTTTCTCAAAAATAAAGCATTGTGGCTTGGTACATTTGGCATAACAGGATCCAATTAGAGTCAGGAACCACTTTTGTTTCATGGTTTGTTCTGTTTATCCATTTGGTGAATAAATCCAGGACTTCTAAAATGAAGATTATTGTTTGCACTGCTACACATCATGATCAGCTCATTTATGACAAAAACCTTCTAATCTCAATGTA from Maniola jurtina chromosome 1, ilManJurt1.1, whole genome shotgun sequence carries:
- the LOC123866641 gene encoding calcium and integrin-binding protein 1-like, whose protein sequence is MGQGKSQFTEEELQDYEDLTYFTKKEVLYAHQKFKALAPEKVGHNKNAKLPMAKILQYPELRVNPFRDRICKVFSSSNDGDCTFEDFLDMMSVFSENAPKAVKAEHAFRIFDFDGDDMIGVSDLREVIERLCGPELKLSDSEIQQLVQNVLEEADLDDDGALSFAEFEHIIDKSSDFCHSFRIRL